A single genomic interval of Candidatus Omnitrophota bacterium harbors:
- a CDS encoding GTP-binding protein: MAKQKFERTKPHVNVGTIGHVDHGKTTLTAAITMVQSRKGLS; encoded by the coding sequence ATGGCGAAGCAGAAATTCGAACGGACGAAGCCGCACGTGAACGTGGGAACGATCGGGCACGTGGACCACGGGAAGACGACGCTGACGGCGGCGATAACGATGGTGCAATCGCGCAAGGGTCTAAGCG